One Mycobacterium marseillense DNA window includes the following coding sequences:
- a CDS encoding MFS transporter translates to MISSSVRSGRGRRVDPGRQAANTRALFVSVLALLLATGWVANHFVALMPVISDREHLSTATLDGIFGIYALGLLPGLLIGGRTSDALGRRPVALAGAAADVAGTVVMLLSQHTDALLVGRLVVGLGVGLAVSSGTAWASDLRGPAGAATAGAVLTAGFAIGPFAGGGFAWAGQSGVRVSFAVAAAIVVLASVAVTVAAGPGADVAGPAPAPDTGPAAPAAQGVTRALSWAIPLAPWVYASATLGFVTIPARIHTALAAPIAAGTATLIVNGVSGVVQVLARTRRWGPQTGTAGAALAAVGYAVAAIAPPTLTPVVGLPLLLILGCASGLCLREGLIDLEAAAPQHLRGALTGVFYVVTYIGFALPLLLATLESAVSVAILSAMAALALATAVGRAVRLRRDCHRQN, encoded by the coding sequence CCGCGTTGATCCGGGCCGGCAAGCCGCGAACACCCGGGCCCTGTTCGTCAGCGTGTTGGCGCTGCTGCTGGCGACGGGATGGGTCGCCAACCACTTCGTCGCGTTGATGCCGGTGATCAGCGACCGCGAACACCTGAGCACCGCGACACTTGATGGCATCTTCGGCATCTACGCGCTCGGGTTGCTCCCCGGATTGCTGATCGGCGGCCGCACGTCGGACGCGTTGGGGCGCCGGCCGGTGGCGTTGGCGGGCGCGGCCGCCGACGTGGCGGGGACCGTGGTGATGCTGCTGTCGCAGCACACCGACGCATTGCTGGTGGGCCGCCTGGTCGTCGGGCTGGGGGTGGGCCTCGCCGTCAGTTCCGGTACGGCGTGGGCGTCCGACCTGAGGGGGCCGGCCGGCGCAGCGACCGCCGGCGCGGTACTCACCGCCGGCTTCGCCATCGGGCCGTTCGCCGGCGGCGGCTTCGCCTGGGCGGGGCAGTCCGGCGTCCGGGTGTCGTTCGCCGTCGCCGCCGCGATTGTCGTGCTGGCGTCGGTGGCCGTCACCGTCGCGGCCGGGCCCGGCGCCGACGTGGCCGGGCCGGCGCCCGCCCCCGACACGGGTCCGGCGGCACCGGCGGCGCAGGGGGTGACGCGGGCCTTGAGTTGGGCCATACCGCTCGCACCGTGGGTATATGCCTCGGCGACACTGGGATTCGTCACCATCCCCGCCCGGATACACACCGCGCTCGCGGCGCCGATCGCGGCGGGCACGGCCACCCTGATCGTCAATGGCGTCAGCGGAGTCGTTCAGGTGTTGGCCCGCACCCGACGGTGGGGGCCCCAGACCGGCACCGCCGGCGCCGCCCTGGCCGCAGTCGGCTACGCGGTGGCCGCGATCGCCCCACCGACCCTGACGCCGGTGGTCGGGCTGCCGCTGTTGTTGATCCTGGGATGCGCTTCGGGCCTCTGTCTGCGCGAAGGCTTGATCGATCTGGAGGCCGCGGCACCGCAGCACCTGCGGGGCGCTCTGACCGGGGTGTTCTACGTCGTCACCTACATCGGCTTCGCACTGCCGCTACTGTTGGCGACCCTCGAGTCCGCGGTCTCGGTGGCGATCCTGTCCGCCATGGCGGCGCTGGCCTTGGCGACGGCGGTCGGCAGGGCGGTGCGGCTACGACGAGATTGTCACCGCCAGAACTGA